Proteins from a genomic interval of Arvicola amphibius chromosome 14, mArvAmp1.2, whole genome shotgun sequence:
- the Atxn7l2 gene encoding ataxin-7-like protein 2 isoform X1, whose amino-acid sequence MAVRERAVAAMAALERRVPSLDDFAGQSWSSWVERADLHAADGAELEESSKNMKKLDAMTLIKEDMNIFGHCPAHDDFYLVVCNHCSQVVKPQAFQKHCERRHGPLSKLYARAPPPPPAPASSQKCHVVNGQGPACRAPGSTKTSSREKGQGSRSRGHQPPEKTQKDNLCLFVPVVNLEKMSSLPKPDGQGVRVAPPSAFLSQPGGLPKDSPGKVPTAPSPKDPPGRENIELIPGEGSNHRAEGSPPEKEPSGARLPPKTHRKMARKEFDLNRQCGVINPETKKICTRLLTCKIHSVHQRREVPGRTKDFDVLVAELKANSRKGESPKEKSPGRKEPTLERPSQELPSAIQGAAVAAAPSSTSARSKQAYPYCALPRSQASSESEVDEEGPCGGDGDPGLFPFPLPRGGAQASSEESEEEGTSDDLHLPPDCHYATRPPRPQAFCTFGSRLVSPGCYVFSRRLDRFCSALSSMLERHLSSHMWKKIPPAAEPPSHLVSPSLADTLSPSSMGSCPRLPGPSPRPACPASIPPMKDSLVPSYPAGSPSVAAACSQAECMGGSQAITSPLPANTPSPSFSKLPPSKASKSSKSKEGVEMEAPSRKRKLSPGPTTFKRTCILEPAGKAKPSGCRGLSAKTKTTLGMGLNGTVGPRVKRAGPLDCRGSPHSSPIPVKASQIENRGAAGHPAKVLPTNCLSEEEVAKKRKNLATYCRPVKAKHCQAGVPPDGTCSVRRKKPGPALPFEEKCSTLKVPVQLPEGHGQRGVRRAEAGEHSRYVTWRGC is encoded by the exons ATGGCGGTGCGTGAACGCGCGGTGGCAGCAATGGCCGCTCTGGAGCGGCGAGTGCCGAGTCTCGATGACTTCGCGGGACAGAGCTGGAGCTCGTGGGTGGAACGGGCCGACCTGCATGCGGCAGATG GGGCTGAGCTGGAGGAGAGTAGCAAAAACATGAAGAAGTTGGACGCCATGACCCTCATTAAAGAAG ACATGAACATCTTCGGGCACTGCCCCGCCCATGACGACTTCTATTTGGTTGTGTGTAACCACTGCAGCCAGGTGGTGAAGCCTCAAGCCTTCCAGAAGCATTGCG AAAGAAGACATGGGCCCCTCAGCAAGCTTTATGCCcgggccccacccccacctccagcccctgcCAGCTCTCAGAAATGCCATGTAGTGAATGGGCAGGGCCCAGCTTGTAGAGCCCCAGGTTCTACCAAAACCTCCTCCAGGGAGAAGGGCCAAGGGTCCCGGAGCCGTGGCCATCAGCCTCCTGAGAAGACCCAGAAGGACAACCTCTG CCTTTTCGTGCCTGTGGTGAATCTGGAGAAGATGTCCAGTCTCCCGAAGCCTGATGGACAAGGAGTCAGGGTGGCTCCACCCTCTGCTTTCCTCAGTCAGCCAGGAGGCCTCCCCAAGGACTCCCCTGGAAAAGTCCCCACGGCCCCCTCTCCTAAAGATCCTCCTGGCAGAGAGAACATCGAGTTAATCCCTGGTGAGGGCTCCAATCACCGGGCCGAAGGCAGCCCCCCGGAGAAGGAGCCCAGTGGAGCCAGGCTGCCTCCTAAAACCCACCGAAAGATGGCTC GTAAAGAGTTTGACCTCAACAGGCAGTGTGGGGTCATAAATCCAGAGACCAAGAAGATCTGTACACGACTATTGACCTGCAAG ATCCACTCAGTGCACCAACGCAGGGAGGTCCCAGGCAGGACCAAGGACTTTGATGTGCTAGTGGCTGAACTGAAAGCCAACTCTCGCAAAGGAGAATCTCCCaaggaaaagagcccaggacGAAAAGAACCAACCCTCGAGCGCCCCTCCCAGGAGCTTCCCTCCGCCATCCAGGGTGCAGCGGTAGCAGCTGCCCCCAGCAGCACCTCTGCTCGGTCTAAGCAGGCCTATCCATACTGTGCACTTCCCAG GTCCCAGGCCTCCTCTGAGAGTGAGGTGGATGAAGAAGGTCCCTGTGGTGGAGATGGGGATCCAGGCCTGttccctttccctctgccccGGGGTGGTGCCCAGGCCTCCAGCgaggagagtgaggaggaggggacaTCCGATGACCTCCACCTTCCCCCTGACTGCCATTATGCAACCAGGCCCCCTAGGCCACAGGCG tttTGCACATTTGGAAGCCGGCTGGTGAGCCCAGGATGCTACGTGTTTAGCCGCCGGCTAGACCGGTTCTGCTCGGCACTCAGCTCCATGCTGGAACGGCACCTCAGCTCACACATGTGGAA GAAGATCCCACCAGCGGCTGAACCTCCATCCCATCTTGTCAGTCCCTCCTTAGCTGATACCCTGAGTCCATCCTCTATGGGCAGCTGCCCCCGACTCCCAGGCCCATCCCCCCGACCTGCCTGCCCAGCCTCCATACCCCCCATGAAGGACAGCCTTGTCCCTAGCTACCCTGCAGGCTCCCCCAGTGTAGCAGCTGCCTGCAGCCAGGCAGAGTGCATGGGCGGTAGCCAGGCTATTACCTCACCACTGCCTGCCAATACTCCATCTCCGTCCTTCAGCAAGCTGCCACCTTCCAAGGCCAGCAAGTCGTCCAAAAGCAAGGAAGGGGTGGAGATGGAGGCCCCTTCTCGAAAGCGGAAGTTATCCCCTGGCCCTACCACTTTCAAACGGACCTGCATCCTGGAGCCTGCTGGAAAAGCCAAACCCTCTGGCTGTCGGGGTCTCTCAGCCAAGACTAAAACAACCCTGGGCATGGGGCTTAATGGAACAGTGGGGCCAAGAGTGAAAAGAGCAGGTCCCCTGGACTGTCGGGGTTCCCCTCACTCATCTCCCATACCAGTCAAGGCTTCTCAAATAGAGAACCGGGGAGCAGCTGGACACCCAGCTAAGGTCCTGCCAACCAACTGCCTCTCTGAGGAGGAGGTAGCCAAGAAGCGGAAAAACCTGGCCACTTACTGCCGGCCAGTCAAGGCCAAGCACTGTCAGGCGGGTGTCCCTCCTGATGGGACCTGCTCTGTTCGTCGTAAGAAACCAGGTCCAGCCCTGCCCTTTGAGGAGAAGTGCTCTACACTGAAGGTACCAGTCCAGCTTCCTGAAGGACATGGGCAGAGAGGGGTCAGGAGGGCTGAGGCTGGGGAACACAGTAGGTACGTGACGTGGAGAGGGTGCTAA
- the Atxn7l2 gene encoding ataxin-7-like protein 2 isoform X3 — protein MKKLDAMTLIKEDMNIFGHCPAHDDFYLVVCNHCSQVVKPQAFQKHCERRHGPLSKLYARAPPPPPAPASSQKCHVVNGQGPACRAPGSTKTSSREKGQGSRSRGHQPPEKTQKDNLCLFVPVVNLEKMSSLPKPDGQGVRVAPPSAFLSQPGGLPKDSPGKVPTAPSPKDPPGRENIELIPGEGSNHRAEGSPPEKEPSGARLPPKTHRKMARKEFDLNRQCGVINPETKKICTRLLTCKIHSVHQRREVPGRTKDFDVLVAELKANSRKGESPKEKSPGRKEPTLERPSQELPSAIQGAAVAAAPSSTSARSKQAYPYCALPRSQASSESEVDEEGPCGGDGDPGLFPFPLPRGGAQASSEESEEEGTSDDLHLPPDCHYATRPPRPQAFCTFGSRLVSPGCYVFSRRLDRFCSALSSMLERHLSSHMWKKIPPAAEPPSHLVSPSLADTLSPSSMGSCPRLPGPSPRPACPASIPPMKDSLVPSYPAGSPSVAAACSQAECMGGSQAITSPLPANTPSPSFSKLPPSKASKSSKSKEGVEMEAPSRKRKLSPGPTTFKRTCILEPAGKAKPSGCRGLSAKTKTTLGMGLNGTVGPRVKRAGPLDCRGSPHSSPIPVKASQIENRGAAGHPAKVLPTNCLSEEEVAKKRKNLATYCRPVKAKHCQAGVPPDGTCSVRRKKPGPALPFEEKCSTLKVPVQLPEGHGQRGVRRAEAGEHSRYVTWRGC, from the exons ATGAAGAAGTTGGACGCCATGACCCTCATTAAAGAAG ACATGAACATCTTCGGGCACTGCCCCGCCCATGACGACTTCTATTTGGTTGTGTGTAACCACTGCAGCCAGGTGGTGAAGCCTCAAGCCTTCCAGAAGCATTGCG AAAGAAGACATGGGCCCCTCAGCAAGCTTTATGCCcgggccccacccccacctccagcccctgcCAGCTCTCAGAAATGCCATGTAGTGAATGGGCAGGGCCCAGCTTGTAGAGCCCCAGGTTCTACCAAAACCTCCTCCAGGGAGAAGGGCCAAGGGTCCCGGAGCCGTGGCCATCAGCCTCCTGAGAAGACCCAGAAGGACAACCTCTG CCTTTTCGTGCCTGTGGTGAATCTGGAGAAGATGTCCAGTCTCCCGAAGCCTGATGGACAAGGAGTCAGGGTGGCTCCACCCTCTGCTTTCCTCAGTCAGCCAGGAGGCCTCCCCAAGGACTCCCCTGGAAAAGTCCCCACGGCCCCCTCTCCTAAAGATCCTCCTGGCAGAGAGAACATCGAGTTAATCCCTGGTGAGGGCTCCAATCACCGGGCCGAAGGCAGCCCCCCGGAGAAGGAGCCCAGTGGAGCCAGGCTGCCTCCTAAAACCCACCGAAAGATGGCTC GTAAAGAGTTTGACCTCAACAGGCAGTGTGGGGTCATAAATCCAGAGACCAAGAAGATCTGTACACGACTATTGACCTGCAAG ATCCACTCAGTGCACCAACGCAGGGAGGTCCCAGGCAGGACCAAGGACTTTGATGTGCTAGTGGCTGAACTGAAAGCCAACTCTCGCAAAGGAGAATCTCCCaaggaaaagagcccaggacGAAAAGAACCAACCCTCGAGCGCCCCTCCCAGGAGCTTCCCTCCGCCATCCAGGGTGCAGCGGTAGCAGCTGCCCCCAGCAGCACCTCTGCTCGGTCTAAGCAGGCCTATCCATACTGTGCACTTCCCAG GTCCCAGGCCTCCTCTGAGAGTGAGGTGGATGAAGAAGGTCCCTGTGGTGGAGATGGGGATCCAGGCCTGttccctttccctctgccccGGGGTGGTGCCCAGGCCTCCAGCgaggagagtgaggaggaggggacaTCCGATGACCTCCACCTTCCCCCTGACTGCCATTATGCAACCAGGCCCCCTAGGCCACAGGCG tttTGCACATTTGGAAGCCGGCTGGTGAGCCCAGGATGCTACGTGTTTAGCCGCCGGCTAGACCGGTTCTGCTCGGCACTCAGCTCCATGCTGGAACGGCACCTCAGCTCACACATGTGGAA GAAGATCCCACCAGCGGCTGAACCTCCATCCCATCTTGTCAGTCCCTCCTTAGCTGATACCCTGAGTCCATCCTCTATGGGCAGCTGCCCCCGACTCCCAGGCCCATCCCCCCGACCTGCCTGCCCAGCCTCCATACCCCCCATGAAGGACAGCCTTGTCCCTAGCTACCCTGCAGGCTCCCCCAGTGTAGCAGCTGCCTGCAGCCAGGCAGAGTGCATGGGCGGTAGCCAGGCTATTACCTCACCACTGCCTGCCAATACTCCATCTCCGTCCTTCAGCAAGCTGCCACCTTCCAAGGCCAGCAAGTCGTCCAAAAGCAAGGAAGGGGTGGAGATGGAGGCCCCTTCTCGAAAGCGGAAGTTATCCCCTGGCCCTACCACTTTCAAACGGACCTGCATCCTGGAGCCTGCTGGAAAAGCCAAACCCTCTGGCTGTCGGGGTCTCTCAGCCAAGACTAAAACAACCCTGGGCATGGGGCTTAATGGAACAGTGGGGCCAAGAGTGAAAAGAGCAGGTCCCCTGGACTGTCGGGGTTCCCCTCACTCATCTCCCATACCAGTCAAGGCTTCTCAAATAGAGAACCGGGGAGCAGCTGGACACCCAGCTAAGGTCCTGCCAACCAACTGCCTCTCTGAGGAGGAGGTAGCCAAGAAGCGGAAAAACCTGGCCACTTACTGCCGGCCAGTCAAGGCCAAGCACTGTCAGGCGGGTGTCCCTCCTGATGGGACCTGCTCTGTTCGTCGTAAGAAACCAGGTCCAGCCCTGCCCTTTGAGGAGAAGTGCTCTACACTGAAGGTACCAGTCCAGCTTCCTGAAGGACATGGGCAGAGAGGGGTCAGGAGGGCTGAGGCTGGGGAACACAGTAGGTACGTGACGTGGAGAGGGTGCTAA
- the LOC119800854 gene encoding cytochrome b561 domain-containing protein 1 — protein sequence MQLEEVGLVPAPAREPRLTRWLRRGSGILAHLIALGFTIFLTVLSRPGTSLFSWHPVFMALAFCLCMAEAILLLSPEHSPFFFCSRKTRIRLHWAGQTMAILCAILGLGFIISSKIRSELSHMVSWHSWIGVLTLVATAGQALCGLGLLCPRAARVSRVARLKLYHLTCGLVVYLMATVTVVLGMYSVWFQAQIKGAAWYLCLALPVYPALVIMHQISSSYLPRKKVEM from the exons ATGCAGCTCGAGGAGGTAGGTCTGGTTCCCGCTCCAGCGAGGGAGCCGAGACTGACCCGCTGGCTGCGGAGAGGCAGTGGGATCTTGGCGCACCTGATAGCTTTGGGCTTCACCATCTTTCTGACTGTGCTGTCCCGGCCAGGAACCA GTCTTTTCTCCTGGCACCCTGTGTTCATGGCCTTGGCG TTCTGTCTCTGCATGGCTGAAGCTATCCTACTCCTCTCTCCTGAGCACTCCCCGTTCTTCTTCTGCTCTCGAAAGACCCGGATTCGACTCCACTGGGCAGGGCAGACCATGGCCATCCTCTGCGCTATCCTGGGTTTGGGCTTTATCATCTCCAGCAAGATCCGCAGCGAGCTGTCCCATATGGTATCCTGGCACAGCTGGATAGGAGTTCTGACACTCGTGGCCACTGCGGGCCAGGCACTGTGTGGGCTCGGCCTCCTCTGTCCGCGGGCAGCCAGGGTCTCAAGGGTGGCTCGCCTCAAGCTCTACCATCTGACATGTGGCCTGGTCGTCTACCTGATGGCTACAGTAACAGTGGTCTTGGGCATGTACTCAGTGTGGTTCcaggcccagattaaaggtgcaGCCTGGTACCTGTGCCTGGCACTACCGGTGTACCCGGCCCTGGTGATCATGCACCAGATCTCTAGCTCCTACTTACCAAGGAAGAAAGTGGAAATGTGA
- the Atxn7l2 gene encoding ataxin-7-like protein 2 isoform X2 — protein sequence MAVRERAVAAMAALERRVPSLDDFAGQSWSSWVERADLHAADGAELEESSKNMKKLDAMTLIKEDMNIFGHCPAHDDFYLVVCNHCSQVVKPQAFQKHCERRHGPLSKLYARAPPPPPAPASSQKCHVVNGQGPACRAPGSTKTSSREKGQGSRSRGHQPPEKTQKDNLCLFVPVVNLEKMSSLPKPDGQGVRVAPPSAFLSQPGGLPKDSPGKVPTAPSPKDPPGRENIELIPGEGSNHRAEGSPPEKEPSGARLPPKTHRKMARKEFDLNRQCGVINPETKKICTRLLTCKIHSVHQRREVPGRTKDFDVLVAELKANSRKGESPKEKSPGRKEPTLERPSQELPSAIQGAAVAAAPSSTSARSKQAYPYCALPRSQASSESEVDEEGPCGGDGDPGLFPFPLPRGGAQASSEESEEEGTSDDLHLPPDCHYATRPPRPQAFCTFGSRLVSPGCYVFSRRLDRFCSALSSMLERHLSSHMWKKIPPAAEPPSHLVSPSLADTLSPSSMGSCPRLPGPSPRPACPASIPPMKDSLVPSYPAGSPSVAAACSQAECMGGSQAITSPLPANTPSPSFSKLPPSKASKSSKSKEGVEMEAPSRKRKLSPGPTTFKRTCILEPAGKAKPSGCRGLSAKTKTTLGMGLNGTVGPRVKRAGPLDCRGSPHSSPIPVKASQIENRGAAGHPAKVLPTNCLSEEEVAKKRKNLATYCRPVKAKHCQAGVPPDGTCSVRRKKPGPALPFEEKCSTLKSKAH from the exons ATGGCGGTGCGTGAACGCGCGGTGGCAGCAATGGCCGCTCTGGAGCGGCGAGTGCCGAGTCTCGATGACTTCGCGGGACAGAGCTGGAGCTCGTGGGTGGAACGGGCCGACCTGCATGCGGCAGATG GGGCTGAGCTGGAGGAGAGTAGCAAAAACATGAAGAAGTTGGACGCCATGACCCTCATTAAAGAAG ACATGAACATCTTCGGGCACTGCCCCGCCCATGACGACTTCTATTTGGTTGTGTGTAACCACTGCAGCCAGGTGGTGAAGCCTCAAGCCTTCCAGAAGCATTGCG AAAGAAGACATGGGCCCCTCAGCAAGCTTTATGCCcgggccccacccccacctccagcccctgcCAGCTCTCAGAAATGCCATGTAGTGAATGGGCAGGGCCCAGCTTGTAGAGCCCCAGGTTCTACCAAAACCTCCTCCAGGGAGAAGGGCCAAGGGTCCCGGAGCCGTGGCCATCAGCCTCCTGAGAAGACCCAGAAGGACAACCTCTG CCTTTTCGTGCCTGTGGTGAATCTGGAGAAGATGTCCAGTCTCCCGAAGCCTGATGGACAAGGAGTCAGGGTGGCTCCACCCTCTGCTTTCCTCAGTCAGCCAGGAGGCCTCCCCAAGGACTCCCCTGGAAAAGTCCCCACGGCCCCCTCTCCTAAAGATCCTCCTGGCAGAGAGAACATCGAGTTAATCCCTGGTGAGGGCTCCAATCACCGGGCCGAAGGCAGCCCCCCGGAGAAGGAGCCCAGTGGAGCCAGGCTGCCTCCTAAAACCCACCGAAAGATGGCTC GTAAAGAGTTTGACCTCAACAGGCAGTGTGGGGTCATAAATCCAGAGACCAAGAAGATCTGTACACGACTATTGACCTGCAAG ATCCACTCAGTGCACCAACGCAGGGAGGTCCCAGGCAGGACCAAGGACTTTGATGTGCTAGTGGCTGAACTGAAAGCCAACTCTCGCAAAGGAGAATCTCCCaaggaaaagagcccaggacGAAAAGAACCAACCCTCGAGCGCCCCTCCCAGGAGCTTCCCTCCGCCATCCAGGGTGCAGCGGTAGCAGCTGCCCCCAGCAGCACCTCTGCTCGGTCTAAGCAGGCCTATCCATACTGTGCACTTCCCAG GTCCCAGGCCTCCTCTGAGAGTGAGGTGGATGAAGAAGGTCCCTGTGGTGGAGATGGGGATCCAGGCCTGttccctttccctctgccccGGGGTGGTGCCCAGGCCTCCAGCgaggagagtgaggaggaggggacaTCCGATGACCTCCACCTTCCCCCTGACTGCCATTATGCAACCAGGCCCCCTAGGCCACAGGCG tttTGCACATTTGGAAGCCGGCTGGTGAGCCCAGGATGCTACGTGTTTAGCCGCCGGCTAGACCGGTTCTGCTCGGCACTCAGCTCCATGCTGGAACGGCACCTCAGCTCACACATGTGGAA GAAGATCCCACCAGCGGCTGAACCTCCATCCCATCTTGTCAGTCCCTCCTTAGCTGATACCCTGAGTCCATCCTCTATGGGCAGCTGCCCCCGACTCCCAGGCCCATCCCCCCGACCTGCCTGCCCAGCCTCCATACCCCCCATGAAGGACAGCCTTGTCCCTAGCTACCCTGCAGGCTCCCCCAGTGTAGCAGCTGCCTGCAGCCAGGCAGAGTGCATGGGCGGTAGCCAGGCTATTACCTCACCACTGCCTGCCAATACTCCATCTCCGTCCTTCAGCAAGCTGCCACCTTCCAAGGCCAGCAAGTCGTCCAAAAGCAAGGAAGGGGTGGAGATGGAGGCCCCTTCTCGAAAGCGGAAGTTATCCCCTGGCCCTACCACTTTCAAACGGACCTGCATCCTGGAGCCTGCTGGAAAAGCCAAACCCTCTGGCTGTCGGGGTCTCTCAGCCAAGACTAAAACAACCCTGGGCATGGGGCTTAATGGAACAGTGGGGCCAAGAGTGAAAAGAGCAGGTCCCCTGGACTGTCGGGGTTCCCCTCACTCATCTCCCATACCAGTCAAGGCTTCTCAAATAGAGAACCGGGGAGCAGCTGGACACCCAGCTAAGGTCCTGCCAACCAACTGCCTCTCTGAGGAGGAGGTAGCCAAGAAGCGGAAAAACCTGGCCACTTACTGCCGGCCAGTCAAGGCCAAGCACTGTCAGGCGGGTGTCCCTCCTGATGGGACCTGCTCTGTTCGTCGTAAGAAACCAGGTCCAGCCCTGCCCTTTGAGGAGAAGTGCTCTACACTGAAG TCAAAAGCCCATTAA